One Actinosynnema pretiosum DNA segment encodes these proteins:
- a CDS encoding ABC transporter permease produces MRTESDMTSIEDKPTVRVDLAGVGKTGKSSRKPGQSKLKAALHPKVWSPLAVMLVVLGFVWERTAETMPYLLPHLNKVGAALTKDPAKFFDNAWWTLQEAMVGLLIGFTAAFVLAVLTSEWGVARRAVMPIAVVLNVTPLVAIAPVLVVAFGFGPEPKLIVTALICFFTLLINISTGLRSVPPAVLQVYQTVRASRWEMLWRIRIPNALPYIFAGLRIAFPLSIVGAVVAEMSAPGASLGLGTIISISSSMNRLDMVFASITILAVMGSLLLLVVTTVERKVLHWHESTKQGAK; encoded by the coding sequence GTGAGGACGGAATCCGACATGACCTCGATCGAGGACAAGCCCACCGTGCGCGTCGACCTCGCGGGCGTGGGCAAGACCGGCAAGTCGTCCCGCAAGCCGGGGCAGTCCAAGCTCAAGGCCGCGCTGCACCCCAAGGTGTGGTCCCCGCTGGCCGTGATGCTCGTGGTGCTGGGCTTCGTGTGGGAGCGGACGGCGGAGACCATGCCGTACCTGCTCCCCCACCTCAACAAGGTGGGCGCGGCGCTCACGAAGGACCCCGCGAAGTTCTTCGACAACGCCTGGTGGACGCTGCAGGAGGCCATGGTCGGCCTGCTGATCGGCTTCACCGCCGCGTTCGTGCTCGCGGTGCTGACCAGCGAGTGGGGCGTGGCCCGCAGGGCGGTCATGCCGATCGCGGTGGTGCTGAACGTGACCCCGCTGGTCGCGATCGCCCCCGTGCTGGTGGTGGCCTTCGGCTTCGGCCCCGAGCCCAAGCTGATCGTGACCGCGCTGATCTGCTTCTTCACCCTGCTGATCAACATCTCGACGGGTCTGCGGTCCGTGCCGCCCGCGGTGCTCCAGGTGTACCAGACCGTCCGGGCCTCCCGGTGGGAGATGCTCTGGCGCATCCGCATCCCCAACGCGCTGCCGTACATCTTCGCCGGGCTGCGCATCGCGTTCCCGCTGTCGATCGTCGGCGCCGTGGTGGCCGAGATGTCCGCGCCGGGCGCCTCGCTGGGCCTCGGCACGATCATCAGCATCTCGTCGTCGATGAACCGGCTCGACATGGTCTTCGCCTCGATCACGATCCTGGCGGTCATGGGCTCGCTGCTGCTGCTCGTGGTGACCACCGTCGAGCGCAAGGTCCTGCACTGGCACGAGTCCACCAAGCAGGGCGCCAAGTAG
- a CDS encoding ABC transporter ATP-binding protein: MTGSAIEVRGVHREYGIGAAKMVALNGVDLSIPSGSFVSVIGPSGCGKSTMLRLIAGLETPDDGDVSVYGVSAEQACAAKMIGLVPQAPALLPWLSVLSNVTLPQKVNRGAAKRRKKIAQAAHRDVDVAKPDMMDLLKKAGLGDATHKLPSELSGGMQQRAAIVRAFGLRPDVLLMDEPFSALDEFTRESLQGQLLDMWEGLKTTVVFVTHSVGEAVRLSDTVVVMAARPGRITDIVPIDLPRPRDTELMKSREFHDLEDLVRDKLRAGWGMHAA, translated from the coding sequence GTGACCGGCTCGGCGATCGAGGTTCGCGGCGTTCACCGCGAGTACGGGATCGGGGCGGCGAAGATGGTCGCCCTCAACGGGGTTGACCTGTCCATTCCCTCCGGCAGCTTCGTCAGCGTCATCGGGCCGAGCGGGTGCGGGAAGTCGACGATGCTCCGCCTCATCGCGGGTCTGGAGACCCCCGACGACGGCGACGTCAGCGTCTACGGCGTCAGCGCGGAGCAGGCGTGCGCGGCCAAGATGATCGGTCTCGTCCCGCAGGCGCCCGCACTGCTGCCGTGGCTTTCCGTGCTCAGCAACGTCACTCTACCCCAAAAGGTGAACCGGGGTGCGGCCAAACGGCGGAAGAAGATCGCCCAGGCAGCGCACCGGGACGTCGACGTGGCCAAGCCGGACATGATGGACCTGCTGAAGAAGGCCGGCCTGGGCGACGCCACGCACAAGCTCCCCTCCGAGCTGTCCGGCGGGATGCAGCAGCGGGCCGCGATCGTGCGCGCCTTCGGCCTGCGCCCGGACGTGCTGCTGATGGACGAGCCGTTCTCCGCGCTGGACGAGTTCACCCGCGAGAGCCTGCAGGGCCAGCTGCTCGACATGTGGGAGGGGCTCAAGACCACGGTGGTCTTCGTGACCCACTCCGTGGGAGAGGCCGTCCGCCTGTCGGACACCGTGGTGGTGATGGCCGCGCGACCGGGCCGCATCACCGACATCGTGCCGATCGACCTGCCCCGGCCGAGGGACACCGAGCTGATGAAGTCACGGGAGTTCCACGACCTGGAGGACCTGGTGCGGGACAAGCTCCGCGCCGGCTGGGGAATGCACGCGGCGTGA
- a CDS encoding ABC transporter substrate-binding protein encodes MRHPLARAGLALTTAMGVALAASGCFAGSDSSSSGNENAPAANVAEGSQISDERCQKNKDAGKIVYLTGYQYQASASILEYIAADKLGYFKALCLDVEIQPGTGDSMGNARMVAAGQVQVTPISLQEIIGARVEGEGSKIVGISAYSSSGLDVLMTNKDVNNLTQLEGKILGHKGKVPTSVEAMLKKAGVKYDAVQQVKVGYDATVLPRGEVQALTGFISNEPNQLAAQNKDVTVWRPFTFGIPSSIGGMAANPDFVTKHPTAAQDFMRAGFHAYEYCADDAKVSECVGYATEAAGGASDAYDPKHQEKIWKTEVAEIEATRTKTVALGALDLGHISSLVTFLKEANAMPASVTEETAKTYFDTSVVEGLYDADQLIWPAP; translated from the coding sequence ATGAGGCACCCCCTTGCCCGCGCAGGCCTGGCACTGACCACGGCCATGGGCGTGGCGCTGGCGGCGAGCGGCTGCTTCGCCGGCAGCGACAGCTCGTCCAGCGGCAACGAGAACGCGCCTGCCGCGAACGTCGCGGAGGGCAGCCAGATCTCCGACGAGCGCTGCCAGAAGAACAAGGACGCCGGGAAGATCGTCTACCTGACGGGCTACCAGTACCAGGCGTCCGCCTCGATCCTGGAGTACATCGCCGCCGACAAGCTCGGCTACTTCAAGGCGCTGTGCCTGGACGTCGAGATCCAGCCGGGCACCGGCGACAGCATGGGCAACGCCCGCATGGTGGCCGCCGGTCAGGTCCAGGTCACCCCGATCTCCCTGCAGGAGATCATCGGCGCGCGCGTCGAGGGCGAGGGCTCGAAGATCGTCGGCATCAGCGCGTACTCGTCGTCGGGCCTGGACGTCCTGATGACCAACAAGGACGTCAACAACCTGACCCAGCTCGAGGGCAAGATCCTCGGCCACAAGGGCAAGGTGCCCACCAGCGTCGAGGCGATGCTGAAGAAGGCCGGGGTCAAGTACGACGCCGTCCAGCAGGTCAAGGTCGGCTACGACGCGACGGTCCTGCCGCGCGGCGAGGTCCAGGCGCTGACCGGCTTCATCTCCAACGAGCCGAACCAGCTCGCGGCCCAGAACAAGGATGTCACGGTCTGGCGGCCGTTCACCTTCGGCATCCCCAGCTCCATCGGCGGCATGGCCGCGAACCCGGACTTCGTGACGAAGCACCCGACCGCGGCCCAGGACTTCATGCGCGCGGGCTTCCACGCGTACGAGTACTGCGCGGACGACGCCAAGGTCTCCGAGTGCGTCGGTTACGCCACCGAGGCGGCGGGCGGCGCGAGCGACGCGTACGACCCGAAGCACCAGGAGAAGATCTGGAAGACCGAGGTGGCGGAGATCGAGGCCACCCGGACCAAGACGGTCGCGCTGGGCGCGCTCGACCTGGGCCACATCTCGTCGCTGGTGACCTTCCTCAAGGAGGCGAACGCCATGCCGGCTTCGGTGACCGAGGAGACCGCGAAGACCTACTTCGACACCAGCGTCGTCGAGGGCCTGTACGACGCCGACCAGCTCATCTGGCCCGCGCCCTGA
- a CDS encoding sensor histidine kinase — MTGRAPARGANPGDGPLPSRLVDRLSLRSRFALLAAAAAALVVVGVAGASWFLVRVRLNQQFDDQLRASAELAARSTSAQDALGVLRSDTPQRRGPGGPGGRRSDLVVQFVSGSGEATSAGGPRFPVTPQARGLAEGSRSGVEEVEIGRARYRVWTVARDGGLVQVARDAEGIEATLRVLGLLHGAVGLVGVLVAAVLGRSVARTALRPVDALTAGAERVARTQDLTARMPVAGRGELARLAEAFNAMLSALAESRSAQRRLVEDAGHELRTPLTSLRNNVELLLHAENSGRALPEADRRRLLADLGAQSAELTALVAELVELAKQDGEPERFEPLELSDVVAAAAARARARAQHVAVEVDLAPVPVLGDAASLERAVLNLLDNAVKWSPPGGVVRVSARAGEDSAEEGAVVEVSDAGPGIADEDLPHVFERFYRAPAARALPGSGLGLAIVARAAAAHGGAVRAGRSPAGGALLRLTLPRLSHPNTGVLSPSSHEDRAPWGSTATGAGVSRDPGGRSTPDQPGPAQRQESEPR, encoded by the coding sequence GTGACCGGCCGCGCCCCGGCACGGGGCGCGAATCCCGGCGACGGCCCCCTCCCGTCCCGCCTGGTGGACCGCCTGTCCCTGCGCTCCCGGTTCGCCCTGCTCGCCGCCGCCGCCGCGGCGCTGGTCGTGGTCGGCGTGGCGGGCGCGTCCTGGTTCCTGGTGCGGGTCCGGCTCAACCAGCAGTTCGACGACCAGCTCCGCGCCTCCGCCGAGCTGGCCGCCCGCTCGACCTCCGCCCAGGACGCGCTGGGCGTGCTGCGCTCGGACACCCCGCAGCGCCGGGGCCCCGGCGGACCCGGCGGCAGGCGCTCCGACCTGGTCGTCCAGTTCGTCTCGGGCTCCGGCGAGGCCACCTCGGCGGGCGGCCCCCGGTTCCCGGTCACCCCGCAGGCGCGCGGCCTGGCCGAGGGCAGCCGCTCCGGGGTCGAGGAGGTCGAGATCGGCCGCGCCCGGTACCGGGTGTGGACGGTCGCCCGCGACGGCGGCCTGGTGCAGGTCGCGCGGGACGCCGAGGGCATCGAGGCCACGCTGCGCGTCCTCGGCCTGCTGCACGGCGCGGTCGGCCTGGTCGGCGTGCTGGTCGCGGCCGTGCTGGGCCGCTCGGTCGCGCGGACGGCGCTGCGCCCGGTGGACGCGCTGACGGCGGGCGCCGAGCGGGTCGCCCGCACCCAGGACCTGACCGCGCGGATGCCGGTGGCCGGGCGCGGCGAGCTGGCCAGGCTCGCCGAGGCGTTCAACGCGATGCTGTCCGCGCTGGCCGAGTCCCGCTCGGCGCAGCGCAGGCTGGTCGAGGACGCGGGCCACGAGCTGCGCACCCCGCTGACCAGCCTGCGCAACAACGTGGAGCTGCTGCTGCACGCCGAGAACTCCGGCCGCGCGCTGCCCGAGGCCGACCGCAGAAGGCTGCTCGCGGACCTGGGGGCCCAGTCCGCGGAGCTGACCGCGCTGGTCGCGGAGCTGGTCGAGCTGGCCAAGCAGGACGGCGAGCCGGAGCGGTTCGAGCCCCTGGAGCTGTCGGACGTGGTGGCCGCCGCCGCGGCCAGGGCGCGGGCGCGCGCGCAGCACGTGGCGGTGGAGGTCGACCTGGCCCCGGTCCCGGTGCTCGGCGACGCCGCCTCGCTGGAGCGCGCGGTGCTGAACCTGCTGGACAACGCGGTGAAGTGGAGCCCGCCGGGCGGGGTGGTGCGGGTGTCGGCGCGGGCCGGGGAGGACTCCGCCGAGGAGGGCGCGGTCGTGGAGGTCTCCGACGCCGGTCCCGGCATCGCGGACGAGGACCTGCCGCACGTGTTCGAGCGCTTCTACCGGGCCCCGGCGGCGCGGGCGCTGCCCGGTTCGGGGCTGGGGCTGGCGATCGTGGCGCGGGCCGCCGCCGCGCACGGGGGCGCGGTGCGGGCGGGGCGGTCCCCGGCGGGCGGGGCGCTGCTGCGGCTGACCCTGCCGCGGCTTTCTCACCCGAACACCGGCGTCCTCTCACCGTCCTCTCACGAAGACCGGGCACCTTGGGGCAGTACGGCCACCGGAGCAGGGGTTTCCCGCGATCCGGGCGGCCGGTCCACCCCCGACCAGCCCGGTCCAGCACAGCGGCAGGAAAGCGAACCACGATGA
- a CDS encoding response regulator transcription factor — protein sequence MHILVVDDEVAVAEAVSRTLRFEGYEVTTAHDGARALDLVRSLRPDGVILDVTMPVLGGLDACRALRASGDTTPVLMLTARVEVSDRVAGLDAGADDYLAKPFALQELLARVRALVRRGGYAGTAARSEALRFADLLLDAGTREVRRGDRQVALTRTEFSILETFLRNPRLVLSREAMFRTVWGHDFGAGSNGLDVYVGYLRRKLEQGGEPRLIHTVRGVGYVLREDPL from the coding sequence GTGCACATCCTGGTCGTGGACGACGAGGTCGCGGTCGCCGAGGCCGTGTCGCGCACGCTGCGTTTCGAGGGCTACGAGGTCACGACCGCGCACGACGGGGCCAGGGCGCTCGACCTCGTGCGCTCCCTGCGCCCCGACGGGGTGATACTCGACGTGACCATGCCGGTGCTCGGCGGACTCGACGCGTGCCGCGCGCTGCGCGCCTCCGGCGACACCACCCCGGTGCTCATGCTGACCGCCCGCGTGGAGGTCTCCGACCGGGTCGCGGGCCTGGACGCGGGCGCCGACGACTACCTCGCCAAGCCGTTCGCGCTCCAGGAGCTGCTGGCCAGGGTGCGCGCGCTGGTGCGGCGCGGCGGCTACGCGGGCACCGCGGCCCGCTCGGAGGCGCTGCGCTTCGCCGACCTGCTGCTCGACGCGGGCACCCGCGAGGTGCGGCGGGGAGACCGGCAGGTGGCGCTGACCAGGACCGAGTTCTCGATCCTGGAGACGTTCCTGCGCAACCCGAGGCTGGTGCTGTCCAGGGAGGCGATGTTCCGCACCGTGTGGGGCCACGACTTCGGCGCGGGCTCCAACGGCCTGGACGTGTACGTCGGCTACCTGCGCCGCAAGCTGGAGCAGGGCGGCGAGCCGCGCCTGATCCACACCGTGCGCGGCGTGGGCTACGTGCTCCGCGAGGACCCGCTGTGA